A section of the Schistosoma haematobium chromosome ZW, whole genome shotgun sequence genome encodes:
- a CDS encoding hypothetical protein (EggNog:ENOG410V6KN~COG:I), with amino-acid sequence MMNNFQSMIDIDTTPLSGERMGGMTAFNSLSDLEESFDELIRLFNSACKEAKSIHTSLSEPIFDYSRQFTSDIVHQKSQNNHHHNNISNNETKLISFQDPPYHTTLRTDSLKGSSGTSRTNKFSIICNE; translated from the exons ATGATGAATAATTTTCAAAGTATGATTGATATTGATACTACTCCTTTATCTGGTGAACGTATGGGTGGTATGACAGCATTCAATTCTTTAAGTGATTTGGAAGA ATCATTCGATGAATTAATCAGATTATTCAATTCCGCTTGTAAAGAAGCTAAAAGTATTCATACTTCATTATCTGAACCAATATTTGATTATTCTCGTCAATTCACTTCTGATATTGTTCATCAAAAATCACagaataatcatcatcataataatatttcaaataatgaaacaaaattgaTCAGTTTTCAAGATCCACCTTATCATACA ACGCTTAGAACTGATTCCCTGAAAGGTTCATCTGGAACGTCGAGAACAAACAAATTTTCTATCAtatgtaatgaataa